The genomic window TGTAGCACAGTCGTGCAAGCAGTTGGATTTTTTGGGCCTCACGCGGCGCTCGCCGGTCGCCTCAAGATCCGCGCTTGACACGCGCCCGCGCAGGCTCTAGGATAGCTCATCGTAGCCGCACAACCAGGAGCGCTGCATGGACTATCGCATCATCTCGTATCCTGCGCTACCCTCCGCCTACACCACACATAAGCCGGGCCGTCGCATCGACATGCTGATTCTTCATGCCACGGGCGGTGTCAAAACCGGCGACCTCTGGACGCTTTCGGGTCGCGATCGACGCCATCTGGTCAGCACGCACTATTATGTAACCAAGCTGGGCGAGATCTATCAGCTCGTGCAGGACAAAGATATTGCCTGGCACGCCGGAGTCTCGTACTGGCAGGGCGAGAGCGACTGTAATCGTTTCTCGCTCGGCGTCGAGATGGAAAATCTCAACGATGGGCGCGATACGTATCCGCAGGCGCAGCAAGATGCCGTGCTCTGGCTTGTGCGCAACAAGGTGCAGCAGTACAAAATACCGCGCTCGCGGCTCGTCCGCCATGCACAGGTGGCGCTACCGCCCGGTCGCAAAAGCGATCCGCGCGGCTTTCCCTGGGACAGCTTCATCAGCCGCGTCTACAGCGATATTCCGCCCGGTCCCAATCCACCGCCGACGCCGCCGCCATCGCCGAATGTGATCCTCCGCACCGCGCTGATGGAGGCGGCCTACCGCATGGCGCGCCACACCTACCATCCCGACTGGGCGATGCATCAGTTTGCCGTCAAAGAGCGCCTGGGGCCGCCGCTGCTGCCGATGTTTCGCTTCCGCGCCGAGGGCCGCGATTGGGTCGGCGAGGTCTATGGCGTCGATGCGGTCGCCTCGCCCGTGGGCGTGTGGGGCGATATACGGCGGCTCAGCCAGCTACCCGACGGCGATCTCAAAAGCGCGTTCCGCAACGAGGTCTACCGGCTGCTCGGCGCGATCTATCACGCCGATTGGGCCTTTCACCAGTATGCCGACCGCAACGCGCTCGGCGTGCCGCTCAGCGAGAGCTTCCGCTTTACGTTGAGCGGCGGCGAGTCCTACGTCGCGCAGATCTTCTCGCTTGAGACGCTGATCAGCCCCTATGGTCAGTGGGATGTGATCTTTCCGCTGTCTAATCTGCTGGACGTGCCCCAGCTGGAGCCGCGCGATGCCGAGATCCGCGATGTCCTGCTCAGCAGACAGTTTCAGCGCGCCGGCAGCAGCTACCATCCCGACTGGGCGACCCACCAGGCGGCGCTGCGGCTTGGTCTGGGCGCGCCGCTCCGCAACCAGGACCGGATCGAGATGGGCGTGCAAGATTATGTGGCGCAGCCCTTCGCGCGCGATGTGCTCTACTCGCCCGTAGGCGATTGGGGCATCGTCAAACAACTGAGCGAGCTGTTCTAGCCTGCCGCAGCCGTCGATCCACCAGGCTCCAGCTTCGTCATGAGGCTGGAGCTGTTTGTCGCCTGCCGATCCGGCGACCTATCGCCCTTTTCCGTCGCGCACATGCAGCAGGTGCTTGCCGAATTTCATCTGCGGAAAAAAGTTTTGCACATTATCCACAGCTTTTCCAGAAATATTCGCATGATTTTGAATAGTCGGATTTGCAAATGTTTGTGCGGATTTTGGCGGTTTTTCCTCCGAATCGGAAACTCGGAGCGGCTCCCGCGATCGGCTAGAGCACGGCGGTAAATGCTTCTAGCGCGATATACGCAGCCATGTTACACTTGATTGCGAAGTCATTAATCGCAGCAGCACAGCGACGTGCTGAGGCGGGTTACGCCCAGCTTCAGGTCGAAGTGCGGGCGTTTTATCTTTTGGGAGGCAACTGTGGCAACCCTTCAAGATCGTGATACGGTGATTGTTTCCGGTGCGCGCACACCGATCGGTCGTTTCGGCGGCGGCCTGGCCGCTATTCCGGCTCCACAACTCGGCGGCTACGCGATCAAGGCGGCGGTCGAGCGCGCGGGCATCGATCCGTCGGTCGTCGACGAGGTGATCATGGGCAACGTGCTGCAAGCCGGCGAAGGCCAGGCTCCCGCACGGCAGGCGGCGCTCAAGGGCGGTCTGCCCAGCAGCGTCGGCGCGCTGACGATCAACAAAGTCTGCGGATCGGGGCTGAAGGCGGTCATGCTGGCGGCGGC from Herpetosiphonaceae bacterium includes these protein-coding regions:
- a CDS encoding N-acetylmuramoyl-L-alanine amidase; its protein translation is MDYRIISYPALPSAYTTHKPGRRIDMLILHATGGVKTGDLWTLSGRDRRHLVSTHYYVTKLGEIYQLVQDKDIAWHAGVSYWQGESDCNRFSLGVEMENLNDGRDTYPQAQQDAVLWLVRNKVQQYKIPRSRLVRHAQVALPPGRKSDPRGFPWDSFISRVYSDIPPGPNPPPTPPPSPNVILRTALMEAAYRMARHTYHPDWAMHQFAVKERLGPPLLPMFRFRAEGRDWVGEVYGVDAVASPVGVWGDIRRLSQLPDGDLKSAFRNEVYRLLGAIYHADWAFHQYADRNALGVPLSESFRFTLSGGESYVAQIFSLETLISPYGQWDVIFPLSNLLDVPQLEPRDAEIRDVLLSRQFQRAGSSYHPDWATHQAALRLGLGAPLRNQDRIEMGVQDYVAQPFARDVLYSPVGDWGIVKQLSELF